CAAGCAAAAGAGGGCCGTTTTTCTAATCGATAATTGAGTAATTCTCCAAAATAGCGAATAGCTGCTTCTCTAGAAAATTTTCTAATTCCAACAAGAGAGACTAAACTAGAAATAGCTGCCGCTTGCACGTAAGGATTTACGCGAGGAGTTTCAATGAGCTCTTTGATAAGAGAAACATCATCACAAACACTAGCTAAGATGCGGGAGAGATCTTCTGTAAGTACGTCTCCAGCAATTGCATGAGGGATATCTTGTTCGAAAGAGAATAACTTAATAATAAGGGGGAGAGCACGAGTTTCGCGAAATTGAGCTAAGAGATACATTGCGTAAAGATGACCTTGGTAACAGTCATCATCAACTATATCTGACACATGATCAATAGCTTCTTGTAGAATTTTG
The DNA window shown above is from Chlamydia sp. and carries:
- a CDS encoding DUF1186 domain-containing protein, which gives rise to MTMEISHILEDLVYDNGVLPREAIEAAIVKHNQITPYLLKILQEAIDHVSDIVDDDCYQGHLYAMYLLAQFRETRALPLIIKLFSFEQDIPHAIAGDVLTEDLSRILASVCDDVSLIKELIETPRVNPYVQAAAISSLVSLVGIRKFSREAAIRYFGELLNYRLEKRPSFAWDSLVASICALYPKELFYPISRAFSAGLIDTSFISMEDVETIIHEESIDSCLQEVFSSTDLIDDTLEEMEKWLERFPFES